One stretch of Eupeodes corollae chromosome 2, idEupCoro1.1, whole genome shotgun sequence DNA includes these proteins:
- the LOC129947795 gene encoding uncharacterized protein LOC129947795: MFSIRIFLVFCMICLTCVRSSPLAIDVLENRDIIFPRRSELVKRTASNDVSELNHQKISLASFIENIETGILQTALSVDPLASDTHAEVQNTSTSPHPVEIRSTKEDTSVPIESSTAYVIFQTTENYPAVDSVPSHVVIDRVSVFKAPEAGSGLFPTFLVQDTNASSSDATEVNPEADDDIDEVEEGSTSANNSESSECEDSTESTESSKSSESSEEKSTKVKCSSAITTEKESSSTVSPSPSTSTSSTSTTLTVEEKKNAEKELKEKIGEIEAEPVIFTARV, encoded by the exons ATGTtttcaattagaatttttttg gtaTTTTGTATGATCTGTTTGACGTGTGTTAGGAGTTCCCCTTTGGCAATTGATGTCCTTGAGAATAGGGATATAATATTCCCGAGAAGAAGTGAATTGGTTAAAAGAACTGCTAGTAACGATGTTTCCGAATTGAATCATCAAAAAATATCACTTGCCTCATTTATTGAGAACATCGAAACCGGAATACTCCAAACGGCCTTGAGTGTTGACCCCTTGGCAAGTGATACTCATGCTGAGGTTCAAAACACATCAACATCTCCACATCCAGTGGAGATAAGATCAACCAAAGAGGATACCTCTGTTCCAATTGAAAGCAGTACAGCGTATGTTATCTTCCAGACCACGGAAAATTACCCAGCAGTTGATTCGGTCCCATCTCATGTTGTTATTGATCGTGTGAGTGTATTCAAGGCACCAGAAGCGGGATCTGGACTTTTCCCAACTTTTCTTGTACAAGATACAAACGCATCCAGCAGTGATGCCACTGAAGTGAATCCTGAAGCTGATGATGACATTGATGAGGTTGAGGAAGGATCCACTTCTGCAAACAATTCAGAATCATCAGAATGTGAAGATTCAACGGAATCTACTGAATCATCCAAATCATCCGAATCCTCTGAGGAAAAATCCACAAAAGTAAAATGTTCTTCAGCAATCACAACTGAAAAAGAATCATCATCAACGGTCTCGCCTTCGCCATCCACCTCAACTTCATCAACGTCAACCACTTTAACAGTTGAAGagaagaaaaatgcagaaaaggaACTCAAGGAGAAAATAGGTGAGATCGAAGCTGAACCTGTGATCTTTACAGCACGTGTCTAA